Proteins co-encoded in one Corylus avellana chromosome ca9, CavTom2PMs-1.0 genomic window:
- the LOC132191870 gene encoding stress response protein NST1, which translates to MEPNGLGGGMFPNIGSGMLGLELPLQQQQQQQQKSPTNAQNPHHLLHPNHLPVRVSYPQHDHADHHPSQTQQSAKYPFASKPKQSVTAHSDEDEPGFAADDNNSGDAKRKMSPWQRMKWTDTMVRLLIMAVYYIGDEAGSEGTDLTGKKKSAGLLQKKGKWKSVSRAMMEKGFYVSPQQCEDKFNDLNKRYKRVNDILGKGTACKVVENQSLLETMELSPKMKEEVRKLLNSKHLFFREMCAYHNSCSHGAAGGGAGTSPEPSHTQQQQAQQQQCFHSSDNAVMVTEGSKIGEEEEEGYEDDDDDSDEEEDEDGVESGGHGHEDEDDNDERCSRKRARKGMFCISSQLMRQLSGEVMSVLQDVGKSPWEKKQWMRARMIQLEEQQVSYQGQAFELEKQRLKWVKFSSKKEREMERAKLENERRRLENERMVLLVRQKEMELFDLQQPQQHLQHSSNKRCEPSSVTG; encoded by the coding sequence ATGGAACCAAATGGTTTAGGTGGTGGAATGTTTCCGAACATTGGTTCTGGGATGCTAGGACTAGAACTTCCtctgcagcagcagcagcaacaacaacaaaaaagccCCACAAACGCTCAAAATCCTCACCACCTCCTCCACCCCAACCACCTGCCGGTAAGGGTTTCCTATCCACAGCATGACCACGCTGATCACCACCCATCACAAACCCAGCAATCCGCGAAATACCCATTTGCCTCAAAACCCAAGCAATCTGTGACGGCGCACAGTGATGAAGACGAGCCTGGCTTTGCTGCCGACGACAACAACTCAGGGGATGCCAAGAGAAAAATGTCGCCTTGGCAGAGAATGAAGTGGACAGACACCATGGTGAGGCTGCTAATAATGGCGGTGTATTACATCGGCGACGAAGCTGGGTCCGAAGGGACCGATCTGACGGGGAAGAAGAAGTCTGCGGGGTTGTTGCAGAAGAAAGGGAAGTGGAAATCTGTTTCTCGGGCAATGATGGAGAAGGGGTTTTATGTGTCTCCGCAGCAGTGCGAGGACAAGTTCAATGACTTGAACAAGAGGTATAAGAGAGTGAACGATATTCTCGGGAAAGGCACGGCTTGCAAGGTCGTGGAAAACCAGAGCTTGTTGGAGACGATGGAGTTGTCACCTAAGATGAAAGAAGAGGTTCGGAAGTTGCTGAATTCGAAGCACTTGTTTTTCAGGGAAATGTGCGCTTACCACAATAGTTGTAGTCATGGGGCTGCTGGTGGAGGAGCAGGTACGTCGCCAGAGCCATCTCATACGCAGCAGCAGCAGGCTCAACAGCAACAGTGCTTTCATTCGTCGGATAATGCGGTTATGGTGACCGAGGGGTCGAAAATTggtgaagaggaagaagagggttatgaggatgatgatgatgattctgatgaggaagaggatgaGGACGGAGTGGAAAGCGGCGGGCATGGACACGAGGACGAGGACGATAACGACGAGAGGTGTTCGAGGAAAAGAGCAAGAAAGGGAATGTTTTGTATTTCGTCGCAGTTGATGCGGCAACTGAGCGGCGAGGTGATGAGCGTGCTGCAAGACGTGGGGAAGAGCCCGTGGGAAAAAAAGCAGTGGATGAGAGCCCGGATGATACAGCTGGAGGAGCAGCAAGTGAGCTACCAAGGGCAAGCGTTTGAGCTGGAGAAGCAGCGGCTCAAGTGGGTGAAGTTTAGCAGCAAGAAGGAGAGGGAGATGGAGAGAGCTAAGCTTGAGAACGAGCGGAGAAGGCTTGAGAATGAGAGAATGGTTTTGCTTGTACGCCAGAAAGAGATGGAGTTGTTTGATCTTCAGCAACCACAGCAACACCTACAGCATTCTTCTAACAAGCGGTGTGAACCATCCTCTGTTACCGGTTGA
- the LOC132191543 gene encoding pyruvate kinase 1, cytosolic isoform X1 — translation MHSTHLLLEEPIRMASILEPSKATFFPAMTKIVGTLGPKSRSVEVISGCLKAGMSVARFDFSLGDPEYHQETLENLKAAVKSTKKLCAVMLDTVGPELQVVNKSEKSISLLADGFVVLTPNQEVEASSELLPINFDGLSKAVKKGDTIFMGQYLFTGSETTSVWLEVSEVKGEDVVCVIKNSATLSGALFTLHASQIHIDMPTLTDKDKDVISTWGVKHKIDFLSLSYTRHAEDVRQARDLLSKLGDLSQTQIFAKIENIEGLTHFDEILQEADGIILSRGNLGIDLPPEKVFLFQKAALYKCNMAGKPAVLTRVVDSMTDNLRPTRAEATDVANAVLDGSDAILLGAETLRGLYPVETISIVGKICAEAEKVFNQDLYFKKTVKYVGEPMTHLESIASSAVRAAIKVKASAIICFTSSGRAARLIAKYRPTMPVLSVVIPRLKTNQLKWSFTGAFEARQSLIVRGLFPMLADPRHPAESTSATNESVLKVALDHGKASGVIKSHDRVVVCQKVGDSSVVKIIELED, via the exons ATGCATTCGACCCACTTGCTTCTTGAGGAGCCGATTAGGATGGCTTCGATTCTCGAGCCATCCAAGGCT aCTTTCTTTCCTGCAATGACGAAGATCGTGGGCACTCTGGGACCCAAATCTCGATCCGTGGAGGTTATTTCTGGCTGCCTCAAGGCTGGAATGTCGG TGGCCCGGTTCGACTTTTCTTTGGGAGACCCGGAATATCACCAGGAGACTCTGGAGAATCTGAAGGCGGCTGTGAAGAGTACTAAGAAGCTTTGCGCt GTTATGCTGGACACAGTGGGCCCTGAGTTGCAGGTCGTTAATAAAAGTGAGAAATCTATTTCACTTCTGGCGGATGGTTTTGTTGTTCTGACACCAAATCAAGAAGTAGAAGCCTCTTCGGAGCTTTTGCCCATCAATTTTGATGGCCTGTCAAAG GCAGTGAAGAAGGGAGACACCATTTTTATGGGTCAATATCTATTTACTGGAAGTGAAACTACTTCTGTTTGGTTGGAG GTCTCTGAAGTGAAAGGGGAAGATGTTGTTTGTGTCATAAAGAATTCTGCAACCCTGTCTGGTGCATTGTTCACTTTGCATGCCTCTCAAATTCATATTGATATGCCAACTCTCACCGATAAAGATAAGGAT GTTATAAGTACTTGGGGAGTTAAACATAAAATTGACTTCCTCTCTCTGTCATATACCCGGCATGCAGAAGACGTTCGCCAG GCCCGTGATCTCCTTTCTAAGTTGGGTGACCTCAGTCAGACTCaaatttttgcaaagattgaaaATATAGAG GGGTTAACCCATTTTGATGAGATCCTTCAAGAAGCAGATGGTATCATTCTCTCCCGTGGGAATTTGGGGATTGATCTCCCTCCTGAGAAG gtgtttttgtttcaaaaagCTGCTCTTTACAAGTGTAACATGGCTGGAAAGCCTGCAGTGCTGACTCGTGTTGTGGACAGTATGACTGACAACTTGAGGCCAACTCGTGCAGAAGCAACTGATGTTGCCAATGCTGTATTGGATG GAAGTGATGCAATTCTTCTGGGTGCTGAGACTCTGCGTGGGTTGTACCCTGTTGAGACTATTTCTATTGTTGGTAAAATTTGTGCTGAG GCAGAGAAGGTTTTCAACCAAGACCTTTATTTCAAGAAGACTGTCAAATATGTTGGAGAGCCGATGACCCACTTGGAATCTATTGCTTCCTCTGCG GTGCGGGCTGCCATTAAGGTGAAGGCATCTGCTATTATTTGTTTCACTTCTTCAGGAAGGGCAGCAAG ATTGATTGCTAAGTATAGGCCAACAATGCCAGTTCTGTCTGTTGTCATCCCCCGGCTTAAGACAAATCAGCTAAAATGGAGCTTTACTGGAGCCTTTGAG GCAAGGCAATCACTTATTGTGAGAGGCCTCTTCCCCATGCTTGCGGATCCCAGACATCCT GCGGAGTCGACAAGTGCAACAAACGAGTCAGTTCTAAAGGTTGCACTTGATCATGGAAAGGCATCAGGAGTCATAAAGTCACACGATCGAGTTGTTGTTTGCCAGAAAGTTGGGGATTCGTCTGTGGTGAAGATAATTGAGCTTGAGGattaa
- the LOC132191543 gene encoding pyruvate kinase 1, cytosolic isoform X2: protein MHSTHLLLEEPIRMASILEPSKATFFPAMTKIVGTLGPKSRSVEVISGCLKAGMSVARFDFSLGDPEYHQETLENLKAAVKSTKKLCAVMLDTVGPELQVVNKSEKSISLLADGFVVLTPNQEVEASSELLPINFDGLSKAVKKGDTIFMGQYLFTGSETTSVWLEVSEVKGEDVVCVIKNSATLSGALFTLHASQIHIDMPTLTDKDKDVISTWGVKHKIDFLSLSYTRHAEDVRQARDLLSKLGDLSQTQIFAKIENIEGLTHFDEILQEADGIILSRGNLGIDLPPEKVFLFQKAALYKCNMAGKPAVLTRVVDSMTDNLRPTRAEATDVANAVLDGSDAILLGAETLRGLYPVETISIVGKICAEAEKVFNQDLYFKKTVKYVGEPMTHLESIASSAVRAAIKVKASAIICFTSSGRAARLIAKYRPTMPVLSVVIPRLKTNQLKWSFTGAFEDPLCNLSNHMWESLLYPFNVILLLCILI, encoded by the exons ATGCATTCGACCCACTTGCTTCTTGAGGAGCCGATTAGGATGGCTTCGATTCTCGAGCCATCCAAGGCT aCTTTCTTTCCTGCAATGACGAAGATCGTGGGCACTCTGGGACCCAAATCTCGATCCGTGGAGGTTATTTCTGGCTGCCTCAAGGCTGGAATGTCGG TGGCCCGGTTCGACTTTTCTTTGGGAGACCCGGAATATCACCAGGAGACTCTGGAGAATCTGAAGGCGGCTGTGAAGAGTACTAAGAAGCTTTGCGCt GTTATGCTGGACACAGTGGGCCCTGAGTTGCAGGTCGTTAATAAAAGTGAGAAATCTATTTCACTTCTGGCGGATGGTTTTGTTGTTCTGACACCAAATCAAGAAGTAGAAGCCTCTTCGGAGCTTTTGCCCATCAATTTTGATGGCCTGTCAAAG GCAGTGAAGAAGGGAGACACCATTTTTATGGGTCAATATCTATTTACTGGAAGTGAAACTACTTCTGTTTGGTTGGAG GTCTCTGAAGTGAAAGGGGAAGATGTTGTTTGTGTCATAAAGAATTCTGCAACCCTGTCTGGTGCATTGTTCACTTTGCATGCCTCTCAAATTCATATTGATATGCCAACTCTCACCGATAAAGATAAGGAT GTTATAAGTACTTGGGGAGTTAAACATAAAATTGACTTCCTCTCTCTGTCATATACCCGGCATGCAGAAGACGTTCGCCAG GCCCGTGATCTCCTTTCTAAGTTGGGTGACCTCAGTCAGACTCaaatttttgcaaagattgaaaATATAGAG GGGTTAACCCATTTTGATGAGATCCTTCAAGAAGCAGATGGTATCATTCTCTCCCGTGGGAATTTGGGGATTGATCTCCCTCCTGAGAAG gtgtttttgtttcaaaaagCTGCTCTTTACAAGTGTAACATGGCTGGAAAGCCTGCAGTGCTGACTCGTGTTGTGGACAGTATGACTGACAACTTGAGGCCAACTCGTGCAGAAGCAACTGATGTTGCCAATGCTGTATTGGATG GAAGTGATGCAATTCTTCTGGGTGCTGAGACTCTGCGTGGGTTGTACCCTGTTGAGACTATTTCTATTGTTGGTAAAATTTGTGCTGAG GCAGAGAAGGTTTTCAACCAAGACCTTTATTTCAAGAAGACTGTCAAATATGTTGGAGAGCCGATGACCCACTTGGAATCTATTGCTTCCTCTGCG GTGCGGGCTGCCATTAAGGTGAAGGCATCTGCTATTATTTGTTTCACTTCTTCAGGAAGGGCAGCAAG ATTGATTGCTAAGTATAGGCCAACAATGCCAGTTCTGTCTGTTGTCATCCCCCGGCTTAAGACAAATCAGCTAAAATGGAGCTTTACTGGAGCCTTTGAG GACCCACTGTGTAATCTATCGAATCATATGTGGGAAAGCCTGTTGTACCCCTTTAATGTAATACTCCTTTTATGTATTCTCATTTAG